One genomic window of Solanum dulcamara chromosome 12, daSolDulc1.2, whole genome shotgun sequence includes the following:
- the LOC129876381 gene encoding non-specific lipid-transfer protein 2-like, with protein sequence MEMVGKIACFVVLCMAVVAPHAKALTCGQVTSGLAPCLPYLQGRGPLGGCCGKVKGLLGAAKTPADRKTACTCLKSAAGAIKGIDMSKAAGLPSTCGVSIPYKISPSTDCSKVQ encoded by the exons ATGGAAATGGTAGGCAAAATTGCATGCTTTGTTGTTTTGTGCATGGCGGTGGTTGCACCCCATGCAAAGGCACTAACCTGTGGCCAGGTTACATCTGGCTTGGCTCCTTGCCTCCCTTATCTCCAGGGACGTGGCCCCCTCGGAGGCTGCTGCGGCAAAGTTAAGGGTCTATTGGGTGCAGCCAAGACCCCAGCAGACCGAAAGACAGCATGCACTTGCTTAAAATCAGCCGCTGGTGCTATCAAGGGCATTGATATGAGCAAAGCCGCTGGTCTCCCTAGCACTTGTGGCGTAAGCATCCCTTACAAGATCAGCCCATCCACTGACTGCTCCAA GGTTCAGTAA